The Ipomoea triloba cultivar NCNSP0323 chromosome 4, ASM357664v1 DNA segment AATCACCGTATAATCATAAACATACACGCCGTctatatgaaataaaaaatatatacatactttatACGACGCTACTAAGTGAGAACCGTTGTATAAagtatgatttaaaaaaaatacacacgcatatatatatatatatatatacggcgATTCCATGATGCAATTCGGATCTAAAAAgtcatatgtattttttttgccAAACTAAATTGATCATAAAGAAACCTATTCAAAAATACAACAAGTGTTATTGCTAAACTAAATAAGGCAATTAACAAAAGTTGATTTATAGGTAAATGATAATAAGGAGCTTACcgcataaataataaaatgcaaGAGACATCGATTGTTTCCATTGCTAAAAAACGCAACATCTAttccttaaaaagaaaaaaaatcatgatcTTTTATCATCAACATCTCATCACTCAAGCGAACAGTAACATGGTTGTTCAAACTCTTTACAATGCAGTATAGTTGTTTGCACTCAGCAGTCAACATGTGTGGATCAAGATCATGCATTACGTGAGACTTCTAGACAATCGACTTTTTATCAATCTATTTTATCAATTTACTAGTTAAGTATAAAATATTCAACATCAACccgttgaatatatatatatatatatatatatatatatatatatatatatatatatatatttgaatggTAAATAACAACACAAaaacaataaactaaaataaataataatattttacctTTGGTAGATTAGCAAATCAATCTGGAGATCAGAGCTACCATTTTCACTCTTTGATTGCGGAGTAGGATCAAGGTTGGTATTCATTTTTCTGAATTTACCACTTGATGAACTGGAATTCTCATTTGCAGTTGCTTGTATGTCTCCACGAGCATTTGAGTTTAAGAGTTGCTCTCAGTGAGCATCTCAACTGTTTCGGTTCTCATCTCCCCTTTTGTTCAATTAATGCATTAGTAATCAAGTGTTAACTTTTACCATTGCTACTAAGTTGCTTTGATGACTTGGTAAACAACCAAAGAAGTCCTTTATTCCAATTCCTTGTCCTACACCTCTGACACGATCCGGATGCTTTTCCTTTTCAAGTAATCGGTTTTTAAACCCTTGTTTAACTTTCATATTAGAACCATTATCATCACTTTGATCTCTTACATTTTTAGAGCCATATTTTACACTGTATTACTAAACTCATTTGTTCTTGATGACTCACATCTGGCAGTAAATTagagcatatcagagctagGATCAAAGTATATTacgatcagagcatatcagagcagttaattgtgattctattaactgttcaacttgattttttttccttgagaAGATACATGTTCGCGAGTATCCTATAACATATGAACCACATATTAAGCatttatatttgattgaaataacatattcaatttctAATTAGTAAATATAACTACAACTTTACTTACAAATTTTTTCAACAACCAATCTACTCTCTTCAATGAGAAAATCTCCTAAATCACTCATTCTAACTCTTTTTCCACAATTCTTGTCTACGTGGTGGTGATGGAGTTGAAACTCTTATGGACGGATCAGACTTTACAGCTTCTTCTTGTTGCTTCAACTTCTCTTTCACaattttttccttcaatttGTTATACCTTACACAAGATGTACAATGTGGGTGAACATTTTTTGCACATCTCTCTTTACTTTTTGCCCTGTTctcctacataaaaacacatatTATGAATTTTGGTAAAACAAAGTAAATATACTTTGATTCATTAATACGTATACATTCATATTATTACCAAAAATTCAAGATCTTTTAGCATTGCAACAAACTTGTCACATGTATCTTTGCTAAGGGTACGCATTAAATGGACTATCATCAGTATCATTATTATCAACACTATCACCATTAGGTTTCAACCAATGTATATATTGGTTACTCAGTCTTGACTTGAAATCTCTACAGCATTTGTTCGCATCACTCaacaaagttttatttatttcttcagTGTTGGGTATATCAAAATCTTTTTacaaaacataatatatatacaagcataagttaattattaaaaattaaaaatataaaatacgaTTAAGTGAActagaattataatttcaaaGTAAATATATCAGTATATCTCCAAATTTGATCCAACTTGTCTGATGAGACTTTTCTCCAATCTACAATTAAAGTACTAACTGGCAAACATCCAATATAACTAAACAAAATATCTCTATGCTTGCCAACAATCCTCTTCTCAACAAATTGAACAACATACTTTTCTACATTATTAGCACGACTTACCCCTCTTCTTACTAAGAGAAGTAGTTGTATCACTATCCTAGGCAGTAGTATCAATAGAAGGATCATTTGAATTTTCTATTTACCTATTtggaaaacaaatataaaaaatatactaTTACTATATATCTATTTAGATTTATAGAACAATTGTAccaattacaaaaaaaaaaaaaaaagaggacaaaaattaaaataattaataaagcatTACAAGTAATATTCATATTTCCCATATGCCTTCATGGTGATCATCTCGTGCAGCATATATGTATTTCATCTATCTCATTCTCTACATCAAATtgcacaaaaagaaaaagaggagaTTTCATCAATATCATCACTCATTTCTACGTTCTCTCTCTAGCAATATGCTTTTTCCCGTGAAGTACTGCAGACTATTTCTTATCATATGGATCACTAACATAAACAACTTGAGACCATATTTGTAGAAGTGTTGGAGTCAAAATAAAGCATAGGTCAGGGACCAGTAGATTAGTAGATCCATTCTTGTAGAtctgtagatttttttttttaagaaagcataaattaatttaaatcaaaACTAACTGCCCTGCAGAGAAACAACAAGGGTGGAAAATTACTCCTTGCAATTAGTTATAGAAGCAGACTCTTGAGCAATTAGATGGCAATTTGATTCTCTTATCGCTTGACAAAAGAAACACaagtttttagaaaaataattcaTCACATGTTTTACATCATTAAGTAGTAAATGAAAAGAGGAATCCAAACTCATGTTGTTGAGCCCTTGGACAACCACAAGGGAGTTAGTTTCAATTTGAATAGAATTTAATGTTTGATTCTTGAGTCAACTCATAATTTTCCATTCTTCTTCCATGACTGCACGGAGTTGTCTATAGTTAGACCTTAGTTTGTACGTGTAATATAAGTTCAAGAAAATTATGAGATAGTTTTCTAACTTTTTCTATTCTAGCCTTGTTCAATTATCTCGCTGTAATTCAAGTAATTTGTTAACTTCTTGCATCTTACCAGTTTTATTTGAAATCAATGTTACTCATAcaatatgatttaaaatttatgaCTGTATTTATACACACCTGAAGTTCTTGATTCTTTGTTTTCCTATTTTCCCCAACATATATTGGAGACTCCATCATATTATGTTCGGCCTGCTTTGACCACTAAGCTACTTGTATTAATGATGTAATGTTGCgttatttcaattaattattttgtattctTCTGCtgtattaagaaaaaaaaaaaaaagaagtaacgGTTGACATGAATGAGTTGAATGAGAGTCAAAAAATAATGATTTGAACGTGCAAATGATGAATGGAAAATCATTAATATCATCATTCATTATGTTGaaaaatacatacacatatatgagtatatagaCATGTGTGCCACAGACCTCATGGTCAAGAAGTGACTTttccaaatgggaggtcatggttTTGAGCTTCAGTAATATAATCTGAACATCAatattacttgcacttttaacgcATATTTgatccatttttttaaaaattatatttgatccATTAAATTTGAACACGTGACGACTGCGATTAGTTCTCCGTTCTTTCTTGGATATTTGTTCGAgccacccatatatatatatatatatatatatatatatatatatagaggtgtTCAACAACACCAGGGCACCACTACTAGTGCCATTTTCATGCCTCTGATAATTCATTTTCGTCTCTTGCGGAGGATTTGGGTCACATAATCCGGTCCCCAACATGGAGTAATAGTAGTATGAATGGTTGGAAGTGGAGAAGTAGATCGATAATACTGCTACCTCATTGGTCATTACACCTGTAATTTGGGTTTCAACAATAATACAACTACATTCCAAATCTCCATTTTTTTAACATATACTTATAAATTAAGCTAATAAAGTAGGATTTGCCGTCTAATAATTAGATGGCTGTAAATTTCTAATTAGTTATCTAGACTTACATCTCCTAGCTAATGCTTTAATTTCCAAAGAATGATATATAGATCAGATACCATCATTTTTTAGACCTGATCTTGATCGAGAGTAGCTAAATAGCTCATATACTTTTGGTGTACGCTATTTAAAAGTACATATGAATTGTTTGAATACATAATAGCTCATATACTTTCGTTTTGCTTTTCCACAATACAAATTtgtgaataaaaataataaattaaatttttatcttcgttattaattaaatattttgtaatctAGTGAGATATATAGTTGGTTttactcaaaataaaatgtcaTAGCTCAACCTCTCATCCTCTTagatttacaaaaatatttcatcATCACGATGAGTAATTAAGTACTTTAAGCCTCCAAtacaaatgatatatatatatatatatatatatatatatatatatttcaataacTATTAAACTTTCCTTgggtaaaataattttgaaggtAGGAAATTTTAGTGGGGAGAAGAGAAGCCAAGTGAGAATTCTCAAGAGAGCTAGAATTGAAGAAACTTCTCTTATGGAAGAACTTGAGCAAAAGGAATTGAACCAACCTCCAAACTCAGCTCCTTTTTTCCATTTAATCATATCATATAATCACAAGTCcatctcccttttctctctaaaacaaaaagcttttctctgctgctcaacttcggcttccaccgccggcctccggctggagctctaatggagctttgagccggcggttttggtcactttCTACGTTTAcactcgctcttcttccgccccgacctcCGTTGCAGCTCCATctgcctccgaccaccgccacagatcttcttcttccattttctttccttttgaataaaataatagtaggtagatattggggtttgtgttggtagtctttgaactcccaaccctactttggctttaccactttttattttctctattattgtgttttcctctcgttactttcacggactttttcctctcgttactttcacgagcttttcattatcattagcataaatcgtttagtttggtttcggcaagtgttgatcttatcatgggcgagcaaaaaagaatgatgatgaagacccagatctttgatgaagctttaagctccttgaaggaacatagcttcctagttataaaacagtctgcgattcaagttttctatagcatagttagaaaagttgtttctatgtctgactgtaaggaatggtttaccatttcattgatcgttgatgtaaacgttttatgttatgaattaatggaatagctacgtttaccttcaaaaaaatataatcacaagtccatcttattaattatttcgtgCTAATAGATTTAAGTCTATCTATtggtacatgtatatatacagcaCAGGTAATATCCACCCCTTGTAAGATGACTAGATGACTATTAACTGTTTAACTTGATTAAACAATTCAattaatatgagtgtttgattaattaattttttgtaacaacttattgctccaacacgctaaaattcaaaaagctagtcaaaacaattttttgagaaaatcatttaACATGTAATCAGTTATCAGCTATTTATCAAACACCCTCGTAGTCTAACCCAGCCACAGCCAAACTCCATTCTAGGGCGATTGACATAATCCAACCAAACCTCATTCAAGCACCATTAAGGATATTGTTGCATACATATGAATTCAAACTCCCAATCTCATTTATGCATAGCAATTTCAATTCCCatttagtttaatttctttctcaaataCAGCCAATTGGAAATTAGAAAACCCTAATTAAACTACAGAAAGCCAAACTGCTGGTAGTGGCCCAGCCCCATGTATAATAATTGCGCACAAACTCTAGTGGGAAAGCTGGATCATGTGCATTGTTTATTGTCTGCCCTAAAATTGTTCCAACCTACTATATTACGTCACAGCACAACCCCCTTTGTCTTTAAATTCCAACCCTCCACCTCCATTTCCAAACGAAAGAAGTGCAAAATCTCTAATTCAACAAACCACACATCAAATTTCCGCCATTACAGACAAGTCTCGAGCTCTCTTAGCTTAGCAGGCAATCAATTTGGTTAGTAATGGCGGCAGAATGCACTGAAACCTCTGTtgtaaaccctaaccctaattcCTCCGCGCAGAACTGGTGGCATGAAATCATGCATGCGAACTCTCTGTGCTCGTGGACCACGCCCGgtaacggcggcggcggcggcggcggctacGGCGACGGCGTAAGCCTTGTTGCTTCTTCCAATAATAACTTCCCGTGGCAGCACTCCAGCAATAATCACTCGTCGGAGTCGTCCGGCGAGGATGACGTCTCCATTTCGAATCAGTCCGTGCTCACCGCCGAGTCCTCCCGGCAGCTGGTGGACGGCGGCGCCGGGGCCTTAGCCGGCGAGTTGATTGGCGAAACTACCTCCGATCAAAACCATCTATGGAGTCACTTTCTCTTGTAAGTTGAATATTAATTGGAAAGTttgattattattgtattttcaaaatatttaattctaaCTTGTCTAAAATCTAGTCTAAGAAATTGGTAATCATGACTCACTATGATTCCCAAAATCAACACTTGATACCTTTAACATAGCGTGGATGCTAAAAATGTCATAATTAAAGGTGTCTAACCTAGCtagcaaaaatatatatagcttgGATGTTGAAAACGTCATAAAGTTAAGGTGTTAGTGAAAACATACAACGTGGCTAAAAAAAACGTCATAAAAATTAAGTTGATTAGTCTGACTAGCGAAAACAGATAACGTGGACGCCTGTCTAACCTAGCTAGCAAAAATATATAGCGTGGATGTTGAAATTAAAACTTCATAAAGTTAAGGTGTTTAGCATAACTAGTGAAAACATACCGCGTGGCTACAAAAAACGTCATAAAATTAAGTTGATTAATTAGTCTGATTAGCAAAAACATATAACGTGAACGCTGAAAACGTCATAAAATGTCTGACCTAGTATAGCTATAGTCAAGTGGGACACTAGGCTATGTACTAAAACCTATATATCTTTTTTAGTGTTTGATGTTTATTGGAAACACTattgatataaataaattaatataatccaaattaaaaattaattgcatGTAGAAGTGGAGGGAGCACTAGAGGAGGCATGGAGTACAAAAGTCATCATCCACAACAAGTAGTAGGAGAGGGCATGCTCAAcctatcatcatcatcctcaaccAACTTGGATATTATGTCAAACTGCGATGACTACTTGAAGAAAATGGGCACCGCCGCCTACGAATTCAACCTCTCTACGGCGGCGCTCAAAGACCCCGGCGGCTTCATCAACCACCCattcggcggcggcggcggccatGAAACCCAAAGACCGCCGGCCGGGATGcttgatcatcatcatcaccagccgccgccgccgcccatGTTCGCCGCCGGACACCCTTGCGGCCAGTTGCATGATGTTTCATGCATTTGCAGCAACAccaaccataataataataataataataatccttcTAGAGAGTTGAATGATTTCAGTGCATCTTTCCAGAGCTATTTTAGCAAGCCACTTCTGGATATAAATCATGAGTATAAGCCCACTCTCAAAACCTTGCAAtacttgtcttcttcttctcctgctGGTTATATTACTAAGAAAAACGCCGCCGCTGGCCTCCGCCCTTCTCCGGTAAGCTCCCTCCCACCTacccaaataattaaatttgtgacatactatgtttttgtttttgttttttttttttttttttctgagagAAACTTGCAGTCACGGGGTGTACCGAATAAGCCCTGTTTTTTTGCCCATAGCTTAGCACCTGCCAGTCTTAGTAGGAAGACGAACCCATGACCTGACTCTTATTATACCAgttgttaggatcaagtgcttaccactacgccaaaaatTATAGCTCTCAGaatgcgcaactttatttccttatataccgTCACAtgcattttcgagaggcagggtaTGAACTTTTGCCTCTACCTAATAATTCTTAGCCACTAATTACTTAGACTTGACCTTTTATTAGCCTCAGTCCAACAGAACTTTTGATTATTAAATCAACCATCTGATCGACTTGGTTGGGGTGAAATCCTatttaaaatcataaatttatGTTCTACTGATTTATATTAAAAACttataattaactataattGTACTTTAATTAAGGTGCAGTCTAGGGCATCAACATGCAGCACACTGACCAGAAGCCATGGAAGGGGCCAAGGGATTGTTGGCAACGaagggaggaagaagaaaaccgAAGACAACGCAgaaaaaatgaacttaaaaaggcccAAGAATAATGATAACCCAGCTTCCAAGGTAATATAAtcattattttcactatatataagTCCCTTGGCCTAATAGCTAAGAACGAAAAAGTGGAGTTTATTTAGTGACGGTCGATTTTATTACGTGTATATAAAACCCAGATCAGAGCTTATTTTGTTTGGGATTAATTGAATGTAGATGCAGGTGCCAAAAGTCAAGCTTGCGGATAAGATCACGGCACTCCAACAAATTGTGTCGCCATTCGGAAAGGTGAGCACCAAAAAGAGAAAAGTGAAAAGGTGTCCGATTATTAAACAACTAACGCTAATAATATTATAAGCCTGTTGTCGTGATCCATATGTTAACGATAATAATGTTGGGATTTAATGTGTGTAGACCGATACAGCGTCTGTGCTGTGGGAAGCAATAGGCCATATCAGATTCTTGCAAGAGCAAATACAGGTGACAACTAACACACCTAAATTAAAACACTATGTTGTTGTACTACTGTATGTATGTACTCagtttgttatatatataatgcatgggATGACTTTGTAACGTAAGTAACGTTTGTGTTGCTACTTTTTTGCAGCTTCTCACCAACGCCTATGCCAAGAGTAACGCAAGAAAGGTAACAAAAGTACTAATAACAATTGTGTTAATTCGAgcatattttgaaaaattattgatTAGTTCAGGTAACTCCAGCCAAGTTGATCGGGTTTttggtttgataatcataaggtttcaagtttgactcttaGTAAGAACGacctattgacttttttttgtttgaattggtcagctatgggtaacctagacTAGTTTACCTCATTGTAATCCATTACTGACTAGGGTCACAAACTAAAGTGTACACTCTCGGATAGTGGTTGTGGATTTTCTTAAAAATCCGTGAACATTATTAGGTCATCGATTATGACCTTTACAAAGTCAATTGTCCATCTTTGTTTTGGAGTGCCTAGACTAGTACcctatcatcaaaatcaactaTGAGTAACCTACGctagtttacctcattgtggtgACTAAGGTCACAAGCTAAGGCACATACCCTCGAGTAGTGGTTGTGAGTTTTCTTAAAAATCtgtgaaaattattaattaggtCATTGATTCTGACCTTTTACAAAGTCAATTGTCCTGCTTCATTTTGGAGGGCCGCTGAATCCTGCATCCTGTCATCAAAATGTAACGATAACAGCTacgcaagtataagaaaataaaattagacaTTTGAGATAGTGGTAATTAAGCATTTGATCTAACAATTGATATCTTATCATGTGATGCAGGATGTGCCATGGGGAGGGTTACTAGTGGATGGTAGGAAAGATGGAGGAGGAGATGCAAAGGTGGTTGATCTAAGGAGTAGAGGGCTATGCTTGGTTCCCATATCCTACACTCCTCAAATCTATCGAGAGAGCAACGCATCTGATTACTTGATTCCTACGTACAGAGGCTGCTTGTACGGatgagtatattatattatattgttgtatgTATCCATTCATCCaacacaaacaaattaaagtagctAGCTAGCTGCCTAGTGAAGCAGAAGCAGAAGCAGAAGAAGCATTTCCTTTCTTTATATATACAGTGTATCACAGTTGATA contains these protein-coding regions:
- the LOC116014765 gene encoding probable serine/threonine-protein kinase ndrD isoform X1 gives rise to the protein MAAECTETSVVNPNPNSSAQNWWHEIMHANSLCSWTTPGNGGGGGGGYGDGVSLVASSNNNFPWQHSSNNHSSESSGEDDVSISNQSVLTAESSRQLVDGGAGALAGELIGETTSDQNHLWSHFLLSGGSTRGGMEYKSHHPQQVVGEGMLNLSSSSSTNLDIMSNCDDYLKKMGTAAYEFNLSTAALKDPGGFINHPFGGGGGHETQRPPAGMLDHHHHQPPPPPMFAAGHPCGQLHDVSCICSNTNHNNNNNNNPSRELNDFSASFQSYFSKPLLDINHEYKPTLKTLQYLSSSSPAGYITKKNAAAGLRPSPVQSRASTCSTLTRSHGRGQGIVGNEGRKKKTEDNAEKMNLKRPKNNDNPASKMQVPKVKLADKITALQQIVSPFGKTDTASVLWEAIGHIRFLQEQIQLLTNAYAKSNARKDVPWGGLLVDGRKDGGGDAKVVDLRSRGLCLVPISYTPQIYRESNASDYLIPTYRGCLYG
- the LOC116014765 gene encoding probable serine/threonine-protein kinase ndrD isoform X2, encoding MAAECTETSVVNPNPNSSAQNWWHEIMHANSLCSWTTPGNGGGGGGGYGDGVSLVASSNNNFPWQHSSNNHSSESSGEDDVSISNQSVLTAESSRQLVDGGAGALAGELIGETTSDQNHLWSHFLFGGSTRGGMEYKSHHPQQVVGEGMLNLSSSSSTNLDIMSNCDDYLKKMGTAAYEFNLSTAALKDPGGFINHPFGGGGGHETQRPPAGMLDHHHHQPPPPPMFAAGHPCGQLHDVSCICSNTNHNNNNNNNPSRELNDFSASFQSYFSKPLLDINHEYKPTLKTLQYLSSSSPAGYITKKNAAAGLRPSPVQSRASTCSTLTRSHGRGQGIVGNEGRKKKTEDNAEKMNLKRPKNNDNPASKMQVPKVKLADKITALQQIVSPFGKTDTASVLWEAIGHIRFLQEQIQLLTNAYAKSNARKDVPWGGLLVDGRKDGGGDAKVVDLRSRGLCLVPISYTPQIYRESNASDYLIPTYRGCLYG
- the LOC116014765 gene encoding probable serine/threonine-protein kinase ndrD isoform X4, which translates into the protein MAAECTETSVVNPNPNSSAQNWWHEIMHANSLCSWTTPGNGGGGGGGYGDGVSLVASSNNNFPWQHSSNNHSSESSGEDDVSISNQSVLTAESSRQLVDGGAGALAGELIGETTSDQNHLWSHFLLSGGSTRGGMEYKSHHPQQVVGEGMLNLSSSSSTNLDIMSNCDDYLKKMGTAAYEFNLSTAALKDPGGFINHPFGGGGGHETQRPPAGMLDHHHHQPPPPPMFAAGHPCGQLHDVSCICSNTNHNNNNNNNPSRELNDFSASFQSYFSKPLLDINHEYKPTLKTLQYLSSSSPAGYITKKNAAAGLRPSPVQSRASTCSTLTRSHGRGQGIVGNEGRKKKTEDNAEKMNLKRPKNNDNPASKVPKVKLADKITALQQIVSPFGKTDTASVLWEAIGHIRFLQEQIQLLTNAYAKSNARKDVPWGGLLVDGRKDGGGDAKVVDLRSRGLCLVPISYTPQIYRESNASDYLIPTYRGCLYG
- the LOC116014765 gene encoding probable serine/threonine-protein kinase ndrD isoform X3 — its product is MAAECTETSVVNPNPNSSAQNWWHEIMHANSLCSWTTPGNGGGGGGGYGDGVSLVASSNNNFPWQHSSNNHSSESSGEDDVSISNQSVLTAESSRQLVDGGAGALAGELIGETTSDQNHLWSHFLLSGGSTRGGMEYKSHHPQQVVGEGMLNLSSSSSTNLDIMSNCDDYLKKMGTAAYEFNLSTAALKDPGGFINHPFGGGGGHETQRPPAGMLDHHHHQPPPPPMFAAGHPCGQLHDVSCICSNTNHNNNNNNNPSRELNDFSASFQSYFSKPLLDINHEYKPTLKTLQYLSSSSPAGYITKKNAAAGLRPSPSRASTCSTLTRSHGRGQGIVGNEGRKKKTEDNAEKMNLKRPKNNDNPASKMQVPKVKLADKITALQQIVSPFGKTDTASVLWEAIGHIRFLQEQIQLLTNAYAKSNARKDVPWGGLLVDGRKDGGGDAKVVDLRSRGLCLVPISYTPQIYRESNASDYLIPTYRGCLYG